The genomic segment gaggggcagggagggtgCACAGAGGGGTCCTGGCTGGGGCTCGGCACCCGAGGGGGCGCACGTGGCGCACGCTCACCGCGGCACTTGGCGCAGCAGGGGTTGTCCTTCCTGGCGGGGCTGGCGCAGGCGGCCGGCGGGCACTCCTGGCGCTGGCAGTGCGTCTCCCCTGACTGcggggcagggacggggctgAGGCACGGGGGTCCCACggtgccagccccaggctccTCTCCCGCCCGTCCCCGAAGCGCTCAGGCTGGCACGGGGGCACCTCTGCGCCCCTGGTGCCGCCCGCGGGCCGGCACACTCACCACACACCAGCACAGGATGCACTTCATCTCCCCGAAGGGCGGCACCGAGGGGTGCCAGCTCTCGTTGTTGAGGTACCAGCGGCGCCCGAAGCGGCAGGCGCGGGGCCCGTCCGCCTGCATGCTGTCGGCCAGCTCAGGGATGCTCTTCTCGGGGGCTGCGGGAGAGGGCACGGGGGGTGGCACAGGCACTGCCACACGGTGGTGACATCGggggtgggggcaggggggcgCTGCACGTACCTGGGCACTGCTTGCAGCAGTCGGAGGGGCTGGCTCGCACCGGGTTGGCGCAGGTGAGGCGCGGGCACTGCACCTTCTCACAGTGCACTTCGCCCGTGGTGCCCTGGGGGGAGCGTGCGGGGCTCACGGGGGCACCGGCACCaggtgctgcccctgccctgcttcGAGCCCCCCAAGCAGCTcacagcacccttgggtgccagGGTGGCTCTGTAGGGTGGGGGCCCGCGCTCACCTTGCAGGTGCAAATGGCACACTTGATGAGGCCGAAGGGGGGCACGACGGGGTGCCAGCGGGTGCCGGAGCCTCGCCACGTCTTGTCCCCATCGAAGTAGCAGCCTGCGGGAGGTGAGCACAGCATCCGTGGGATGGGCAGAGGGTGCCAGggaggccggggctgcccctggcCCCGTGCCCCTGGGACTCACCCTCGCTGCTGTCCCGTGCCCGCTCCAgcttcagctcctcctgctccgTCTTCTTCTCTGCAGGGACGAGGGAGGGCATGAGGGGACACAAAGGGTGCCAGCGGGAGAGGAACGGAGAGGGACCACCCCACATTGTACCCACGGGAGAATAGCTTTACCCACACCCCCCacttctcctccagcacccccccaggagccccctGGCCCCCCGCACCTTCGCAGACGGGGCAGCACAGCTCCTCGGGGTGCACCTGGCGGCTGCAGTTGAGGGGCTGGCACAAGATGGGGTCACAGATCACCGTGCGCTTCTGGGGACAGGAGGTACGCGGCTCATTACGGGGGGGGGCCACTGCTGACGGGTGCTCCCCCCGGctcacccccccctccccggcccgtACCTGGCAGCTGCAGACGGAGCACTTCTTGTCGTAGTCGGGTGCCCAGCGGGTGCCGTGCGCCCGGTGCTGCCCCTCGAAGAAGCAGGAGTTGGGGTCCTTCTTCAGCTGCTCCGCGTCCCTGGCCTTGGAGCCCTCGGAGAACTCGGCCTCCCCCGGGGCCAGGCGGGCCCCCCCTGCCTGGCACCGGTTGGGGATGTGCACCTGGGGGGCAGCGGTGGCAGAAGGGTTGGCACCGATGGGGACCCCGCTCACGGCCGGGGGTGGGGCTGGTGGAGGAGGCACCCACGGCCACGGGCACGCCACGCCAGGCTGCTGGCACTGTGACACACTGCGACACACTGTGTCACCCCATCCtgtccccttcccagccctctgCAGGCACTGTCACGCAGTTTGGGACCCTGGGGTCTGTTCCGTGCCCCCGGGGGGTGACGGGGATGCACGGGTGGGACCTACCCGTCCCCGCATCTCCCCGCGGGGGTGGGCTTTGGTGCTGACTTGCAGGAAAGCGGTGCCCTGggccaggtgctgcagcaggtcgGCGTCCAGATCCTTCACCACCCCCTGAGCCTGCCGGGGCGAGGGGGACAGGGGGAGGTGAGGGCTGTCCCGGGCCCTGCGGTGGCaccgggggggtccccgccgTGTGTCCACCTCACCTCGGTGCCGTAGAAGCCCTTGAGCAGACGCTTGTGCTGGTGGGGCCGGGCGCCCAGCTCGCCCAGCTCGGCCACGCCGTGCAGGTGGGCGCTGACGGTGCCCTCGGCCGGGCGGCCCAGCCCCGCCACGGCGATCTCGTAGTGCAGGTGGCAGTGCTCGTCCAGCGACAGCCAGGcgtgccccccggccccgctgcccaccGGGGGGGACACCAGCTGCCCCGCCAGCGGCACCGGCATCTCTGCGCACAGACAGGGGCGGTGGCAGGCGGTGGTAAGGGGGggctgccctgccacccccctgccaccacccccCGGGTACCTGTGTAGCGAGCCAGGAGCCCGCTGTAGGGCAGGGAGATGACCTGGCCCCGCAGCTCGCCCTCGGCCCAGTCCTTGGTGGCCACGTTGAGGAAGAGCTCGTTCTGCAGCAGCATGTGGGCGTCGCGGGCGCTGGGGCTCTGCCAGGAGCCCTGGGCCTGAAGCAGGGGGGGGAAGAGCACGcgggtggggacagggacacaaCGCGCGagcctccccgctgcccccgtgCCAGCCCCGCGCTGCCGGCACTCACCAGCCCGTCCTTGTAGCTGGGCGTCATGTCGAAGAGCACGTTCCTCTTGTTCTTCCTCCGGGGTTTGGTCTCCAGCGTGACGCCCACCACCTCGCTGGCCGTGCCCACCACCCGCACCTGCGGGCGGGGTGCCGaggggcagcggcgggggcACCCCCGGGACGCGGAGGCGCGCACCCAGCGCGGCGCCCGTGCCCCTTACCTGGTACTGCAGCGTGCCGTTCTCGTGCAGAGCCAGCTTGGCCGAGCCCACGGCCCCCGTCTTGGTCGGCAGCAAGGCGTCCGCCCCGCACAGCACGCTTTGGATGGCTTGAACCCGGGGAGAGAGGAGCAGGGGGGAGGGGGTGAggttgggggagggggggcgggggggcacaGCCACCCCCTGCGCCCCAGGGTGCCCGTGCTCACTGTCACAGCTGCGGCGGGTGGCGATGGTGCCGGCCAGCTGGCGCGCGTGCCGGCCCTCCGTCTCGGCCACGATGCGGAGCTGCCCCTGCACCAGCCACTGCAGCTCGCGGGCAGACAGGTCGCTCAGCACCTCGGCGAAGtcggggtcctggggggggagggagaggggggcaCAGTGCCGCGGCTCAGCCCTGACCCCAGGGCTGCCGGTGTGCCGGGGGAGGCGGGCGGGGACGGCTGTACCTCCACGGTGATGTTGGCACGGACCTCCCGCAGCGTCCGGCCCTGGTGCAGGATGCGGACCCGCAGCGGCACCCAGGGGGATTCTGGGCATGGCAGAGAGTTGGGCCCATGGGCGACTTGGGGGGGCTGGACCAAGGGCTGCGcccactgctgctctgcccccccaaacccacccctCTGTACCCACTGCTCCCCAAACCCCTAAACCTGACCCCCCCCTTCCTTGCTGCACGCCCCGACCCATACCCACAACCTGACCCACACCATTCCCCCTTTACGCCCCCCATCCTTGCACGACCCCCCTCCACAGCCCCCCTCCCAACCCCCACACCCAATGCACCCCAATACCCTCAGCCCCAAACTCCTATacatccccctgccccaaatTCTCCCCCCCAACCCATTCACACCCCAACTCACGCCCAGCCCCTGCACACTCCTGGACCCACGCCACGCACAGCCCCTGCACCCAT from the Cygnus olor isolate bCygOlo1 chromosome 9, bCygOlo1.pri.v2, whole genome shotgun sequence genome contains:
- the CHRD gene encoding chordin isoform X5 yields the protein MRCVICHCEPQRNRRGKAAGKVNCKNMKQDCPVPACPRATLLPGHCCHTCPKALPGPPEKSAEPPFDTFEYFQDKEDELDKPYNDRSYLSSEGLARDDARTEFVALLTSGPEPWHPTSSAVAKARFTLLRSYLLFSISYERLGRPSRVRFSDPEGNVLFEHPVQKSAAPEDGMLCGMWRTVSKANIQLLRGEQLRVSLVTRAQPSGEVHGHILKHRALFAETFGAILTSSDPTHLGAGGMAMLTLSDAENNLHFILMARGLLEPGARESPWVPLRVRILHQGRTLREVRANITVEDPDFAEVLSDLSARELQWLVQGQLRIVAETEGRHARQLAGTIATRRSCDTIQSVLCGADALLPTKTGAVGSAKLALHENGTLQYQVRVVGTASEVVGVTLETKPRRKNKRNVLFDMTPSYKDGLAQGSWQSPSARDAHMLLQNELFLNVATKDWAEGELRGQVISLPYSGLLARYTEMPVPLAGQLVSPPVGSGAGGHAWLSLDEHCHLHYEIAVAGLGRPAEGTVSAHLHGVAELGELGARPHQHKRLLKGFYGTEAQGVVKDLDADLLQHLAQGTAFLQVSTKAHPRGEMRGRVHIPNRCQAGGARLAPGEAEFSEGSKARDAEQLKKDPNSCFFEGQHRAHGTRWAPDYDKKCSVCSCQKRTVICDPILCQPLNCSRQVHPEELCCPVCEEKKTEQEELKLERARDSSEGCYFDGDKTWRGSGTRWHPVVPPFGLIKCAICTCKGTTGEVHCEKVQCPRLTCANPVRASPSDCCKQCPAPEKSIPELADSMQADGPRACRFGRRWYLNNESWHPSVPPFGEMKCILCWCVSGETHCQRQECPPAACASPARKDNPCCAKCRAPDTPPEKVPDAPAEAWSR
- the CHRD gene encoding chordin isoform X4, which codes for MSPQAFPWCLLPARRRCHPRQPGHMRVKSRIGAGCCSASLHPTSPLPSLGKGHQVSGLLSPPSLCHRWAGSWGPAPGPSSAQQQPEGFGDAEGTGCGGSQLPLAHAAAYKAGPGPAAGQRRWRRQRQAAAGPPSPPPAPRSPRPAGTMRAAPLLLLLALLALPARAARPKLALPIRPDTEPLPPGGAAGCAFGGHFYALDETWHPDLGEPFGVMRCVICHCEPQRNRRGKAAGKVNCKNMKQDCPVPACPRATLLPGHCCHTCPKALPGPPEKSAEPPFDTFEYFQDKEDELDKPYNDRSYLSSEGLARDDARTEFVALLTSGPEPWHPTSSAVAKARFTLLRSYLLFSISYERLGRPSRVRFSDPEGNVLFEHPVQKSAAPEDGMLCGMWRTVSKANIQLLRGEQLRVSLVTRAQPSGEVHGHILKHRALFAETFGAILTSSDPTHLGAGGMAMLTLSDAENNLHFILMARGLLEPGARESPWVPLRVRILHQGRTLREVRANITVEDPDFAEVLSDLSARELQWLVQGQLRIVAETEGRHARQLAGTIATRRSCDTIQSVLCGADALLPTKTGAVGSAKLALHENGTLQYQVRVVGTASEVVGVTLETKPRRKNKRNVLFDMTPSYKDGLAQGSWQSPSARDAHMLLQNELFLNVATKDWAEGELRGQVISLPYSGLLARYTEMPVPLAGQLVSPPVGSGAGGHAWLSLDEHCHLHYEIAVAGLGRPAEGTVSAHLHGVAELGELGARPHQHKRLLKGFYGTEAQGVVKDLDADLLQHLAQGTAFLQVSTKAHPRGEMRGRVHIPNRCQAGGARLAPGEAEFSEGSKARDAEQLKKDPNSCFFEGQHRAHGTRWAPDYDKKCSVCSCQKRTVICDPILCQPLNCSRQVHPEELCCPVCEEKKTEQEELKLERARDSSEGCYFDGDKTWRGSGTRWHPVVPPFGLIKCAICTCKGTTGEVHCEKVQCPRLTCANPVRASPSDCCKQCPAPEKSIPELADSMQADGPRACRFGRRWYLNNESWHPSVPPFGEMKCILCWCVSGETHCQRQECPPAACASPARKDNPCCAKCRAPDTPPEKVPDAPAEAWSR
- the CHRD gene encoding chordin isoform X2 — translated: MRVKSRIGAGCCSASLHPTSPLPSLGKGHQVSGLLSPPSLCHRWAGSWGPAPGPSSAQQQPEGFGDAEGTGCGGSQLPLAHAAAYKAGPGPAAGQRRWRRQRQAAAGPPSPPPAPRSPRPAGTMRAAPLLLLLALLALPARAARPKLALPIRPDTEPLPPGGAAGCAFGGHFYALDETWHPDLGEPFGVMRCVICHCEPRNRRGKAAGKVNCKNMKQDCPVPACPRATLLPGHCCHTCPKALPGPPEKSAEPPFDTFEYFQDKEDELDKPYNDRSYLSSEGLARDDARTEFVALLTSGPEPWHPTSSAVAKARFTLLRSYLLFSISYERLGRPSRVRFSDPEGNVLFEHPVQKSAAPEDGMLCGMWRTVSKANIQLLRGEQLRVSLVTRAQPSGEVHGHILKHRALFAETFGAILTSSDPTHLGAGGMAMLTLSDAENNLHFILMARGLLEPGARESPWVPLRVRILHQGRTLREVRANITVEDPDFAEVLSDLSARELQWLVQGQLRIVAETEGRHARQLAGTIATRRSCDTIQSVLCGADALLPTKTGAVGSAKLALHENGTLQYQVRVVGTASEVVGVTLETKPRRKNKRNVLFDMTPSYKDGLAQGSWQSPSARDAHMLLQNELFLNVATKDWAEGELRGQVISLPYSGLLARYTEMPVPLAGQLVSPPVGSGAGGHAWLSLDEHCHLHYEIAVAGLGRPAEGTVSAHLHGVAELGELGARPHQHKRLLKGFYGTEAQGVVKDLDADLLQHLAQGTAFLQVSTKAHPRGEMRGRVHIPNRCQAGGARLAPGEAEFSEGSKARDAEQLKKDPNSCFFEGQHRAHGTRWAPDYDKKCSVCSCQKRTVICDPILCQPLNCSRQVHPEELCCPVCEEKKTEQEELKLERARDSSEGCYFDGDKTWRGSGTRWHPVVPPFGLIKCAICTCKGTTGEVHCEKVQCPRLTCANPVRASPSDCCKQCPAPEKSIPELADSMQADGPRACRFGRRWYLNNESWHPSVPPFGEMKCILCWCVSGETHCQRQECPPAACASPARKDNPCCAKCRAPDTPPEKVPDAPAEAWSR